From the Lathyrus oleraceus cultivar Zhongwan6 chromosome 3, CAAS_Psat_ZW6_1.0, whole genome shotgun sequence genome, the window GTCCAttgcagaagcagaatatatttcagcatcactatgcactactcagatgctttggatgaagaatcaactagaagatcttcaaatctttgagagtaacattcctatcttctgtgacaatactactgccatctgtttaagtaagaatcctattttgcattccaaagctaagcacatagaaataaaacatcatttcatcagacactatgttcaaaaaggggtagtaacattaaaatttattgatacataccatcaatgggtgatatttttaccaaaccccttgctgaagatagattctcttttatcttaaaaaatctaaacattcaaaattgtccagaatGAAATGTGCCTCTGAGATAGCAAAATAAGACCCTGAAGTAAACAACTGGATTTtgtatctgactctgatgctactaccagttagaagtcatctgagttagaaatctccaggaaccaaccctttggtattcctgaagatcagatagagtaacacgtggtacatcttgcgtctgaccttggaacttctagacagctgtctagcaataatcaagaaacaaactcttgatatctcctcgagcagtgtgctgattttGGGATTAGATGTCATTTATGAGTTGTAATCATTCTCCTCTTTAACGTGCTTACTTGGTTAACATGCTATCTGTTAAACTCATCATTTCTGTGTTGTTTTACATGCGCCCTAAATGTGTATATATGCATTTCAAAATCTACAATTGCACACTTTAACACTCACGAACTCACAAAACCCTCTCTCTCAGTTCCTCTCCTCCTTCAAAGGTTTTTCTGCAGTTTTTACCAAGTtcttcaacattcatcatcatcttcaatcaTTATTCATGGATTCTCAGCAACAGACAGTGTACAACTTCTCccaacagatgaactcaacagAGCAAGCACCTAGTTCCAATCAACAAACTCCTGCAACCACCGGCGTTGTCTCCACTCCTATCTAAAAGGAACCTCACATTCTTGGTCGTGAGCCTCACATTCATCTAGCGACTCCTTTTGATAAGCTGGAAGTCCTCTGTGAACTTTGGTGGATTTTGATAACATGAAGCGCAATGGCGTCAACCTCACTGAAGAACTGAAAAAGCAAGGGTGGGAAAATTACTTTTAACGCCTCTATGGCCCGATGTACACgaatctggtgaaggagttctggaaTTTCGCAGACTCTGATGATCACTACATTATCTCCTACGTTatgggagtcaagatagtcatcaTAGAGAAATCGATTACCTCTCTTCTGAATATGGAGAAGATAAGAGGAAGACgcatctacaacatcaaccctagggaaAAGTACTTGCCCCAGGAGATAAACCCTACCATCTTCCAACAGAATGCTGAAGGCAGgcattccaagaacaaggaactgcaTTAGAACCTCTGGGTCTGGCTGAAGATTATCTtaggcaccatccatcatcgtccagcttcaaactcttctgactacatcaacacagatcagaagtgcatcctgtactgcattcacaagggtctgaagctctgcctaCCTACATTCCTTttcaagtacctcagagattccgttaaagacaccagaaacaacatgaagacaagGAACTACATCCCTCTAGGGAGACTGGTTTCTGATGTACTGATCGAGAGTGgcctcgtggaccatctgattcagctcagactcatggaagatgtcaTGATTGATACTGGAAGACCTCTGAATGTTcgaaatctgaagagcatgggaatcattgaTCAAGTGAGAGCCAAACCAACACTTGATACCTCTTGGGAAGCACTTAAAGATCAGAGGGAGATTCCTAACAGACTCTAATTATTCTCCAAgatcgaccctccagaggtaATCGCCTATTATCTAGAGGATCTATGGAAGCAAGGGGTGGATATCACAGAATTCTCAATGGACTGGCTGCCTGAGTTTCCACCAAACTTCCAGAAGAGGATGCGAAAGCCCTCTGAGAAGACCAAGCAGGCGAAGAAAGCTAAGCAGGGAGAAACATCTGGATCAAGACCCCCAGTTCCTCTGGTTGGCTCTCCAAGTAAGTCTATATCTCTCCCTCCCTCTATAAAAATTAAACCCATTGCTTCTTCTCTCCCTCAAACAAACCCTATATACACCACTGTTGtaactcctccctcaaccaccagatcCTCTAACCTACCATCTCAAAAATTCAACCTCGCCACCATAACTTTATCTGTTTCAGAAGCAGAAATTCTAAATGAAACCACCTCACTATCTTCATCATCATCTCCTCAATCCCCACCTTACTACGAACTTTCATCTGACACTGAACCATCTGACCCTCACTCCCCCATTCTGGCTCAGCTACAAGAccgtgctctggcctctcaaaAGCCATCACATCCTAAccctgaacctgaagtcacttccCCACCTCCGGAACATCCAAACCCAACCACATCTGAGCCTCAACCATCAGAACCAACCCACTCTGAACCACAAACTTCAGAACCAATCCGCTCTGaatcacaaccatctgaaccaACACACTTTGACATACCACAATCACTTCCGCTGACCCAACAAATCCCACACTTAACCTAAGTGCCCCCACCTCACCCTCCAAAGCCTCTGCCAATGAACCAGAAACTACCCTTCTGACCCTTGAAGAAGCAATTAaggtttttgcagagtcttcagtcGTAAAGGTCAAGTCTCTAACCATTAACTctggtatcagtgatgatccctctgctgtaaggactcactggaacagagtgataagttggatgacctctgaagccttcaagctgaaaggcctctctgaacaagtctacaacgacttcatcagagacgtTGAGATCAGACTCCAAGAGCGTCTAGAcagagaagctgaggaacggGCAAGAcaggaagctgaagagaaagcgcgtcaagaagaacttcagagaatcagagaagctgaagcaaaggctaTTGCTGATGTTGAAGCTGAGGCAAAAGCCAAAGCCGACGCTGAAGAAGCAGCGCGCCTTGCTGAAGAGTCTGCTACCAAAGCCAAAGCTAATGAATTGACTCAGAGGGAGTCCTCCAACTCTGGATTCGTCCCTCTGGTCCTGAAGACTCTCGAAGAActgcagaaagaacaacagatagttcgagccagactggatcaacaggactctgtcaacataaacattcagaacatgctgtcccagctgctccagaggatgcctccGCCTCCAAACCCTTGGGCACCTAGGCTATTTTTCTTGTTGCTTTCTATGTTTTGATGTCTGTTTCTTGCTTTCTTGCTTTCTACTTTCTGGCTTATGTACGTATTTGTAAATGCTTATTTACATCAATATCAActtttttgctatgtctttttgattctgacaaaaagggggagaactaaaacaactctgatgaaaacataACTAGGTGCAAACATTTTCTCTAAAATCAATGacttaagatatgcaggaaagtagctaaaagcaccaaaccatggaaggtccggtaagaacttctgaactaTCCAAATATCTAACTTAGGGGAAGCCCACTGTAATATATGATCTAAGAGTTTCTTTAAAAGTTTCATCTTTAATCTGAActattttgtcatcatcaaaaagggggagattgtaagaacaaagttggttctacaatatatctctaagattttgatgataacaaaggatgaaacaaaaatgggactctaacgagattttttcttagtgtgcaggactctgaacacttacgcaggattctgaccatacatcagatacaaaactATGTCAGATACAAAATATTCTATGATCAGATGCCACACAGAAAGGATACACCCAAAAGGTTCTGACTCTGACCAACGCAGATACCAGCATAACACTTAGAAGTCAGAAGCTCCGTCAAAAGATTATTGAATCCAGACTCTGATACTTAATAAGTCTAGAgcactgagaagctctgatgaagtcagACATAATCATCCTCTGAAGACAAACTCTGGTATATCAAGACTCTGATGCAGACTCACCAGCCTAGAACGCGTAACCGAAAAAGAATCTCAttatggaaagaaagtatttaaAGAAAGGAATAATGAGGTGGACAAaatggttttagaaagaaacaataaaagtaatgacattaattattcttcaatgaccaagattctgtcatcactccaacggtccttcacaacaACTATATAAAGGACGGATTACTTCTCTAGAGAATACACCTGAGACACACATAAATCTCAAtcattctctctctttttcaCGAGCTTCTGCTCTCACGTGAAAAGCTATTGCTCTCATAAtttctgtaatacttgctttTTGTTAGAAACACTTTACACTACAATTTACTTTTGCTTAaactatttcctcaagtgactatgcgcagtctgaatacttgag encodes:
- the LOC127130465 gene encoding uncharacterized protein LOC127130465, translated to MDWLPEFPPNFQKRMRKPSEKTKQAKKAKQGETSGSRPPVPLVGSPSKSISLPPSIKIKPIASSLPQTNPIYTTVVTPPSTTRSSNLPSQKFNLATITLSVSEAEILNETTSLSSSSSPQSPPYYELSSDTEPSDPHSPILAQLQDRALASQKPSHPNPEPEVTSPPPEHPNPTTSEPQPSEPTHSEPQTSEPIRSESQPSEPTHFDIPQSLPLTQQIPHLT